One window of the Candidatus Tisiphia endosymbiont of Sialis lutaria genome contains the following:
- the frr gene encoding ribosome recycling factor — protein MDKTTIYKELQSKMDSSLKILDHELKGLRTGRASVNLLDPVLVEAYGDKMPLSQVASLSTPDARTITVQVWDKSMIKAVEKAITDANLGLNPSSDGQLVRITIPLLTEERRKELVKFAHKYGENTKIALRNIRRDGNEELKKSEKDNIITKDEHHNFSEEIQKLTDEYSNKVDSHVKQKEQEIMTV, from the coding sequence ATGGATAAAACAACTATATATAAAGAGTTACAATCAAAAATGGATAGCTCGTTAAAAATATTGGATCACGAACTTAAGGGACTCAGAACTGGTCGAGCTTCAGTTAATTTACTTGATCCGGTATTGGTTGAAGCCTATGGAGATAAAATGCCTTTGTCACAAGTAGCAAGTCTTTCTACTCCAGATGCCAGGACTATCACGGTGCAAGTGTGGGATAAATCTATGATAAAAGCTGTAGAAAAAGCCATTACTGATGCAAATCTAGGTCTAAATCCATCATCAGATGGGCAATTAGTCAGAATTACCATTCCATTACTTACTGAAGAACGTCGCAAAGAGCTTGTTAAATTTGCTCACAAATATGGAGAAAATACTAAAATTGCATTGCGTAATATCAGAAGGGACGGTAATGAGGAGTTAAAAAAGTCAGAAAAAGACAATATCATAACTAAGGACGAACATCATAATTTTTCAGAAGAAATCCAAAAATTAACTGATGAGTATAGTAATAAAGTCGACTCGCATGTTAAGCAAAAAGAACAAGAAATAATGACTGTTTAA
- a CDS encoding IS3 family transposase, with amino-acid sequence MIEPNHNKLTIIQQCKLLGISRSTYYYQPTAISEQELKIMAIIDETYTMHPYYGMRRMAKYLQAQGFSVGRKAVRRYYQIMGLEAVYPKMNLSKRNQAHKIYPYLLKDLEGTYSNQVWCSDITYIRLQQGFVYLVAIMDWHSRYILSWRVSISLESTFCVEALEEAIEQYGIPKIFNTDQGVQFTSEQFICILKKYNIQISMDGKGRALDNVFIERFWRSLKQEKIYRIILTIVKEAKAAIKEYIDFYNHERMHQALGYRTPSLMYYKQKVA; translated from the coding sequence ATGATAGAGCCTAATCATAATAAATTAACAATTATACAACAGTGTAAGTTGTTGGGTATTAGTAGGTCAACCTACTACTATCAACCTACTGCTATTAGTGAACAAGAACTTAAGATCATGGCAATAATTGATGAGACCTATACTATGCATCCATATTATGGTATGCGACGGATGGCTAAATATTTACAAGCCCAAGGTTTTTCGGTAGGTCGTAAAGCTGTTAGACGTTACTACCAAATAATGGGTCTTGAAGCTGTTTATCCTAAAATGAATTTGAGTAAAAGAAATCAGGCACATAAAATATATCCTTATTTATTAAAAGATTTAGAGGGAACATACTCAAATCAAGTATGGTGTTCAGATATCACTTACATAAGGTTGCAACAAGGATTTGTTTATTTGGTAGCCATTATGGATTGGCACAGTCGTTATATACTTAGCTGGCGGGTATCTATTAGTTTAGAAAGTACTTTTTGTGTAGAGGCTCTTGAGGAAGCTATAGAACAATATGGTATACCAAAGATTTTTAACACAGACCAAGGAGTGCAATTTACGTCTGAGCAATTTATCTGTATTTTAAAAAAATATAATATTCAAATAAGTATGGATGGCAAAGGTAGAGCTTTGGACAACGTGTTTATTGAGCGATTTTGGCGTTCGTTGAAACAGGAAAAAATTTATCGAATAATTTTAACAATTGTAAAGGAGGCAAAAGCAGCTATTAAGGAATATATCGATTTTTATAACCACGAAAGAATGCACCAAGCATTGGGGTATAGGACTCCTAGCTTGATGTACTATAAACAAAAAGTTGCATAA
- a CDS encoding transposase has translation MKKQVRQYSAEEKSKIVIETIKGELTIAQITSKYGVHATQISNWKKQGLELLVQGFKSKTQSADPNQQELIKNLYEQIGQLSVERDWLKKKSALFGLKG, from the coding sequence ATGAAAAAACAAGTAAGGCAATATAGTGCTGAGGAGAAATCAAAAATTGTCATAGAGACAATCAAGGGCGAGCTAACAATAGCCCAAATAACTAGTAAGTATGGTGTTCATGCAACGCAGATAAGTAATTGGAAAAAACAGGGGCTTGAATTATTAGTACAAGGCTTTAAGAGTAAAACACAGAGTGCTGATCCAAATCAGCAGGAGTTAATCAAGAATCTATATGAACAAATTGGACAGTTAAGTGTAGAGCGTGACTGGCTCAAAAAAAAATCTGCATTGTTTGGACTTAAAGGTTAG
- the gatC gene encoding Asp-tRNA(Asn)/Glu-tRNA(Gln) amidotransferase subunit GatC: MITNEEVRRIAKLARFDFSKEEINSFSQQLTEIMNMINILNDVDCSNVQPLTSVCGMNQRMRKDQVLYGDLSDELFANLPNDKAELAREVKCFVVPKVVE, encoded by the coding sequence ATGATTACAAATGAAGAAGTACGAAGAATAGCAAAACTTGCTAGGTTTGATTTTAGCAAAGAGGAAATAAATAGTTTTTCCCAGCAACTGACTGAGATCATGAATATGATTAACATTTTAAACGATGTAGATTGTAGTAACGTTCAACCACTTACTTCAGTTTGTGGTATGAACCAAAGAATGCGAAAAGATCAAGTATTGTATGGTGATCTCTCTGATGAGTTATTTGCTAACTTACCAAATGATAAAGCAGAACTTGCCAGAGAAGTAAAATGTTTTGTAGTACCAAAAGTAGTAGAGTAA
- a CDS encoding SPOR domain-containing protein: MVNRVFLIIIFLSILSAITYLVYTNYNQDSGGQVVTIYHDQSPTKVKPQDSGGIVIPNANNIIYENLQQKKISKPITLQPEPEKPLNITKQKSVQGDEDTDSIDTILFDIIETDQVKHKKLKLSKNEDGTEVILPNIIKNESVQTESLIEQQPNSNKVGLNIIKVTESHRKIDDTQLLNKSNQGGYKIQIASVKSESEANQEGERIKKKYAKILNNTVINIKKIQSDKGSFFYLVLVGNYQNINQAKAICKKLSDNQQGCIITNR, encoded by the coding sequence ATGGTTAATCGTGTTTTTCTAATTATTATTTTTCTCTCAATACTTAGTGCTATTACATATTTAGTGTATACTAATTATAATCAAGATAGTGGTGGTCAGGTAGTGACGATTTACCATGATCAATCGCCGACAAAAGTTAAGCCACAAGATAGTGGGGGGATAGTAATACCAAATGCCAATAATATAATTTATGAGAATTTACAACAAAAAAAGATTAGTAAACCTATAACGTTGCAACCTGAACCGGAAAAGCCATTAAATATTACTAAACAAAAATCAGTACAAGGTGATGAAGATACTGATTCTATAGATACAATCTTATTTGATATAATAGAAACTGATCAGGTTAAGCATAAGAAACTCAAACTAAGTAAAAATGAAGATGGGACGGAAGTAATTTTACCTAATATAATAAAAAACGAATCGGTACAAACAGAGAGTTTAATAGAACAACAGCCTAATTCAAATAAGGTGGGTCTAAATATAATAAAAGTTACTGAATCGCATCGTAAGATCGATGATACGCAGTTATTAAATAAGTCAAATCAAGGGGGGTATAAAATCCAGATAGCTTCGGTAAAATCTGAATCAGAAGCCAACCAAGAAGGGGAGAGAATCAAAAAAAAATATGCGAAAATCCTTAATAATACGGTGATAAATATCAAAAAGATACAATCTGATAAAGGGAGTTTTTTCTATTTAGTCTTAGTAGGTAACTACCAAAATATAAACCAAGCTAAAGCTATATGCAAGAAACTCTCTGATAATCAGCAAGGCTGTATAATCACCAATCGTTGA
- a CDS encoding tetratricopeptide repeat protein — MNKYLILLILLIMPLNSLAQQQMANQIFNFVVPVTYFVDHVKQLALLTNNLIKYRQTSIVGTSGMGKTQLARMYCYENQNNYQLIWFIDCNLDINQELLKLAKVINSTAKSNLISEDIRLVRKELMNYLSNQDKWLLIFDNLKVGQNKKVQEFVEWENNGHVIFCSQDSEILPNIVQMTAFTKSDVSILANNILESNDPKVVEFLSKEFAGYPIMIVQGAQLLNNVKGLDKAGYKKKIQQSTDRIQLNIMLTINELKPSARNLLNKIALINNQGFSKDLLSFITDDQSTLNDDIYQLSKISLISNIDSHEANPIFEMHDVIAQKIAEINGSINNKAYLEDIVTKLMNYVPKSIIKAQIFRKAKTMHENFEILARNAEKYNVNIYKIMQLNRQLISAYLLSYDHHNTERLVNWFNKNDQQGTGKFKLWLMSNDEKYTYASYIRAIGVYYRICSNYRTAIHYCTRTKEILDNVEGYESFKWIVLFTLATSNIALGQVQEAEKNITIIEQFFNKGLMDESDIFYIHDAKALLFFVQGKYTESLEQVNKSIETTIKNGTSPDDPWFINSYNAKIEILNYLKKHQEAYAIAKQVYDMCKSFKKEDDEVFGYTFIAMAKSELGLGKLDQASEHINQAISIFLADERRNPKDADYSEDPYLAASYVVQGDILFAQDNVKVAIEYYNKAYSIYHYLYRDNRKNVAQVSDLYSQGAKASCKAKNLHSYKFFGKPQIKEFGINHPNTLSMFEYCKQYDMDLWAKEK, encoded by the coding sequence ATGAATAAATATTTGATACTATTAATATTATTAATAATGCCTCTTAACTCATTAGCTCAACAACAAATGGCTAACCAGATATTTAATTTTGTTGTACCAGTTACTTATTTTGTCGATCATGTCAAACAACTAGCTTTGCTTACAAATAACTTAATTAAATATCGACAAACAAGCATAGTAGGAACTAGTGGCATGGGAAAAACCCAACTTGCTAGAATGTATTGTTATGAAAATCAAAATAACTATCAGCTTATTTGGTTTATTGACTGTAATTTAGATATTAATCAAGAACTACTAAAGCTAGCAAAAGTTATTAATAGTACTGCTAAATCTAATCTAATATCAGAAGATATAAGATTAGTCCGAAAAGAACTAATGAATTATTTATCAAATCAAGATAAGTGGTTACTGATATTTGATAATCTAAAGGTAGGTCAAAATAAGAAAGTTCAAGAGTTTGTTGAGTGGGAAAATAATGGACATGTTATATTTTGTTCCCAAGATAGTGAAATATTACCGAATATAGTCCAAATGACTGCCTTTACAAAAAGTGACGTTAGTATTCTTGCTAACAATATTTTAGAAAGTAATGATCCAAAGGTAGTAGAATTCTTGAGCAAAGAATTTGCTGGTTATCCTATCATGATAGTACAAGGAGCACAATTATTAAATAATGTAAAAGGTTTAGATAAAGCCGGGTATAAGAAAAAAATTCAACAATCAACAGATAGAATTCAATTGAACATTATGTTAACTATCAATGAATTAAAGCCAAGTGCTAGAAATTTACTAAATAAAATAGCCTTAATAAATAATCAAGGTTTTTCAAAAGACTTACTAAGTTTTATTACGGATGATCAAAGTACATTGAATGATGATATTTATCAGCTCTCTAAAATTTCCTTAATATCTAACATTGACTCACATGAAGCTAATCCGATCTTTGAAATGCACGATGTTATTGCTCAAAAAATAGCTGAGATTAATGGAAGTATTAATAATAAAGCTTATTTAGAAGATATAGTTACTAAATTAATGAATTACGTACCAAAGAGCATTATCAAAGCCCAAATTTTTAGAAAAGCAAAAACTATGCATGAAAATTTTGAAATCCTTGCTAGGAATGCTGAGAAGTATAACGTTAATATATATAAAATTATGCAGCTGAATAGACAGCTAATATCAGCATATCTTCTCTCTTACGATCACCATAATACAGAAAGACTCGTTAATTGGTTTAATAAAAATGATCAACAGGGTACTGGTAAGTTTAAATTATGGTTAATGAGTAATGATGAAAAATACACATATGCAAGTTACATACGAGCAATAGGTGTGTATTATAGAATTTGTTCTAATTATAGAACAGCAATACATTATTGTACAAGAACGAAAGAAATATTAGATAATGTAGAAGGTTATGAATCTTTTAAATGGATTGTATTGTTTACCTTAGCAACATCTAATATTGCATTAGGGCAGGTTCAAGAAGCAGAAAAAAACATTACAATTATAGAACAATTTTTTAATAAAGGCTTAATGGATGAAAGTGACATATTTTATATACATGATGCTAAAGCACTTCTATTCTTTGTCCAAGGGAAATATACTGAATCATTAGAACAAGTTAATAAAAGTATAGAAACAACCATTAAAAATGGAACAAGCCCTGATGACCCATGGTTTATAAATTCTTATAATGCTAAAATAGAAATATTAAATTATCTTAAAAAGCACCAAGAAGCATATGCCATAGCCAAGCAAGTATATGACATGTGTAAATCCTTTAAAAAAGAAGATGATGAAGTATTTGGTTATACTTTTATTGCAATGGCAAAAAGTGAATTAGGGCTGGGTAAACTAGACCAAGCCTCAGAGCATATTAACCAGGCTATCTCCATATTTTTAGCTGATGAACGTAGAAATCCCAAAGATGCAGATTATTCGGAAGATCCATATTTAGCAGCAAGCTATGTAGTCCAAGGTGATATTTTATTTGCTCAAGATAACGTAAAAGTAGCAATAGAGTACTATAATAAAGCTTATAGCATATATCATTATTTATATAGGGATAATCGTAAAAATGTGGCTCAAGTTAGTGACTTATATAGTCAAGGAGCTAAAGCGTCATGTAAAGCAAAAAACTTGCATAGTTATAAATTCTTTGGTAAACCGCAAATAAAGGAGTTTGGCATAAACCACCCTAATACTTTATCTATGTTTGAGTATTGTAAACAATATGATATGGATTTATGGGCAAAAGAAAAATAA
- a CDS encoding deoxyguanosinetriphosphate triphosphohydrolase: protein MLASYAVDPSNSRGRLFNEYPTAYRNEFERDHDRIIHSKAFRRLQYKTQVFINHEGDHYRNRLTHSIEVSTVARSIAKTLNLSSDLAETIGLAHDLGHTPFGHAGEVALNKCMQDYGGFSHNAHSLKILTKVEKRYAAYDGLNLTWEVLEGIVKHNGPLINNIPEYILEYDSQHNLDLTHYSSAEAQIASLADDISYISHDLEDSVGAKIIDFNHLTEIKFIDQYAFEIKSQFKNITTTQLIYEVVRKLISDLIADLLLQTNNNLQKQKIITTDDIRHLDYQLVDFTDEAKERIVKIKQFLYDKVYKHNKLTSMLLKCQRIVQDLFKIYMDNIDLLPFSWKELIIPGNTKSKAGIVADYIAGMTDRFAIQEHQDIYSFNSNNI, encoded by the coding sequence ATGCTTGCTTCATATGCAGTAGACCCCAGCAATAGTAGGGGAAGATTGTTTAACGAATATCCTACAGCTTACAGAAATGAATTTGAACGAGATCATGATCGTATAATTCATTCAAAGGCTTTCAGGCGTTTGCAATATAAAACCCAGGTTTTCATTAATCATGAAGGCGATCATTATCGAAATCGTCTTACTCACTCAATTGAAGTTTCTACGGTTGCCCGTTCTATTGCTAAAACCCTTAATTTGTCAAGTGATTTGGCAGAAACTATAGGTCTTGCCCATGATCTTGGACATACTCCTTTCGGTCATGCAGGAGAGGTAGCTCTAAATAAGTGTATGCAAGATTATGGTGGATTCTCCCATAATGCTCATTCATTAAAGATTCTTACTAAAGTAGAGAAAAGATATGCAGCTTATGATGGATTAAATTTGACATGGGAAGTGCTAGAAGGAATTGTCAAACATAATGGTCCTTTAATAAATAATATACCTGAATATATATTAGAGTATGATTCACAACATAACCTTGACTTAACTCATTACTCCTCAGCTGAAGCCCAAATTGCTTCGTTAGCTGATGATATTAGTTATATTTCCCATGATTTAGAAGATAGTGTTGGTGCCAAGATTATTGACTTTAATCATCTAACGGAAATTAAATTTATTGATCAATATGCTTTTGAAATTAAGTCTCAGTTTAAAAATATAACAACAACTCAGCTTATATATGAAGTAGTACGTAAATTAATCAGCGATTTAATTGCTGATTTACTACTACAAACAAATAATAATCTACAGAAACAGAAAATAATTACAACCGATGATATACGCCATCTTGATTATCAGCTTGTTGATTTTACTGATGAAGCAAAAGAGCGTATAGTAAAAATTAAACAATTCTTGTATGATAAAGTATATAAGCATAATAAATTGACATCGATGCTTTTAAAGTGTCAAAGAATCGTACAAGATTTATTTAAGATATATATGGATAATATTGATTTACTACCATTTAGTTGGAAAGAATTAATTATACCAGGGAATACAAAATCTAAAGCTGGTATAGTAGCAGATTATATAGCTGGCATGACTGACCGGTTTGCTATTCAAGAGCATCAAGATATTTATTCCTTCAATTCTAATAATATTTAA
- the argS gene encoding arginine--tRNA ligase — protein MNIFNKLRNDIISAGKKICDNDDVLQLAAVEIPKDKFNGDLSSNIAMIVAAKQNVKPKDLAIRFKEILTSLPYIASIEVAGPGFINFTIKADMWHNSINDILLDKEEFFKVNFGNNQKVNIEYVSANPTGPLHIGHARGAVYGDALAKVLDSTGYIVTKEYYLNDAGSQVDDLANSVMLRYKQALTKEDIVIPAGLYPGEYLVDIGQKLVEKFGDKLLTMPDNQRHELVKDFTIEEMLVIIKHDLKELDVEHEVFFSEKSLHDSGKIEEVVQLLTKMGLIYDGQLPPPKGNVDELWDSRTQRLFKSTAFGDNQDRPIKKSDGSWSYFASDLAYAKDKIDRGFDHLVYVLGADHCGYVKRIEAIVKALGGEKIKVDVKICQLVNFVENGIAVKMSKRSGNFTNVRDVTNEVGKDIIRFIMLTRKNDITLDFDLAKVKEQSKDNPVFYVQYAYVRTMSILEKAKESMPKAYNKFLEKEYDLSLLSTEEEIEIIKLLASWSKILEVSAKYFEPHRIAFYLINLASKFHALWNFGKENNDYRFLIEDNIELTVARLALAKSIQKIIKVGFDVIGVTPMNKM, from the coding sequence ATGAATATATTTAATAAATTACGTAACGATATCATTAGTGCAGGCAAAAAAATATGCGATAATGATGATGTGTTACAATTGGCAGCTGTTGAAATTCCTAAAGATAAGTTCAATGGTGATCTTTCAAGCAATATAGCTATGATTGTTGCAGCAAAACAAAATGTTAAACCTAAAGACTTAGCCATTAGATTTAAGGAAATATTAACATCCCTGCCATATATTGCCTCTATAGAAGTTGCTGGTCCAGGGTTTATTAATTTTACTATTAAAGCCGATATGTGGCATAACTCTATTAATGACATATTGCTAGATAAAGAGGAGTTTTTTAAGGTTAATTTTGGTAATAATCAAAAGGTCAATATTGAATACGTCTCTGCAAATCCAACTGGTCCTCTACATATTGGGCATGCTAGAGGAGCTGTGTATGGTGATGCTTTAGCCAAGGTTCTAGATAGTACTGGCTATATTGTTACCAAAGAATATTACCTTAATGATGCCGGCTCCCAAGTGGATGACTTAGCTAACTCAGTTATGTTACGCTATAAGCAAGCATTAACAAAAGAAGATATCGTGATACCAGCAGGGCTTTATCCTGGAGAATATTTGGTAGATATTGGGCAAAAGTTGGTAGAGAAATTTGGGGATAAATTATTAACAATGCCGGATAACCAACGCCATGAACTCGTTAAGGATTTTACAATAGAAGAAATGTTAGTGATAATTAAGCACGATTTAAAAGAGCTAGATGTTGAACACGAAGTATTTTTCTCAGAAAAATCACTGCATGATAGTGGCAAGATTGAGGAAGTTGTTCAGTTACTGACTAAAATGGGACTTATATATGATGGGCAGTTACCTCCTCCTAAAGGTAATGTAGATGAGCTTTGGGACTCAAGAACTCAGAGATTGTTTAAATCTACTGCTTTTGGCGATAATCAAGATAGACCAATAAAAAAATCTGATGGTAGTTGGTCATATTTTGCCTCTGATTTAGCTTATGCTAAGGATAAAATAGATCGTGGATTTGATCATCTAGTTTATGTTCTAGGAGCAGATCATTGTGGTTACGTAAAAAGAATTGAGGCGATAGTTAAGGCTCTTGGTGGAGAAAAAATTAAAGTTGATGTTAAAATTTGCCAGTTAGTAAACTTCGTGGAAAATGGTATTGCTGTAAAAATGTCGAAACGTAGCGGCAATTTTACTAATGTGCGAGATGTAACAAACGAGGTAGGTAAGGACATAATAAGATTTATAATGCTAACCCGTAAGAATGATATTACTCTTGACTTTGATCTAGCTAAAGTAAAAGAACAATCAAAGGATAATCCAGTATTTTATGTACAATATGCTTACGTTAGGACTATGTCTATACTGGAAAAAGCTAAAGAATCTATGCCAAAAGCATATAATAAGTTCTTAGAAAAAGAGTATGATTTATCTTTGCTTTCTACTGAAGAGGAAATTGAAATAATTAAGCTGCTTGCTTCATGGTCAAAAATTTTAGAAGTATCAGCGAAATATTTTGAACCACATAGAATAGCTTTTTATTTGATTAATTTAGCTTCAAAATTCCATGCTTTATGGAATTTTGGCAAAGAAAATAATGATTATCGGTTTTTAATTGAAGATAATATAGAGTTGACTGTTGCCCGCCTTGCTTTAGCAAAATCTATTCAAAAAATTATAAAAGTTGGTTTTGATGTTATAGGGGTGACGCCTATGAATAAAATGTAG
- a CDS encoding Rpn family recombination-promoting nuclease/putative transposase codes for MQKYLDPTNDSLFKKIFSDLERLKEFLNSILDLPEKHRIKEINFLSLEHLPRIHQGKRSVFDLKVKDESDHWYIIEMQKRNETDYLKRLQYYSAHSYVQQLTEGVTHNDLLPIVVISLMKSKIFAEEVPYISFHKTIETTTKKQQHIFDISYVFIELKKFKDIKQPLLSIADEWLHLFKYATKENTPPVGIKSSKVLEAYHVIEMHGLTPAEYDLYVRCKLQEDAEDIALEESFKEGKAEGKAEGKAEEKITTAKEMLIDNQPIEKIVKYTKLTIEEIKKLKEE; via the coding sequence ATGCAAAAATATTTAGACCCAACAAATGATAGTCTATTTAAGAAAATCTTTAGTGATCTGGAGAGGCTAAAAGAATTTCTTAATAGTATTCTTGATTTACCTGAAAAGCATAGAATTAAGGAAATCAACTTTCTTTCATTAGAACACCTACCTAGAATTCATCAAGGTAAGAGAAGTGTATTTGATTTGAAAGTTAAAGATGAGTCAGATCATTGGTACATTATCGAGATGCAGAAAAGAAATGAAACCGATTATTTAAAAAGATTACAATATTATTCTGCTCATTCATATGTTCAACAACTTACAGAAGGGGTGACTCACAATGATTTATTACCGATAGTAGTAATATCATTAATGAAATCAAAAATATTTGCTGAAGAAGTACCATATATAAGTTTTCATAAAACTATTGAGACAACAACTAAGAAACAGCAACACATATTTGATATATCGTATGTCTTTATAGAGCTTAAAAAATTTAAAGATATTAAGCAACCATTATTGAGTATTGCCGATGAGTGGTTACATCTATTTAAATATGCAACAAAAGAAAATACCCCCCCTGTAGGAATTAAAAGTAGTAAGGTATTAGAAGCTTACCATGTTATCGAGATGCATGGACTAACACCAGCAGAATACGATTTATATGTAAGATGCAAATTGCAGGAAGATGCGGAAGATATTGCTTTAGAAGAAAGCTTTAAAGAAGGCAAAGCTGAGGGTAAAGCTGAAGGTAAAGCTGAAGAAAAAATAACTACAGCAAAAGAAATGTTAATTGATAATCAACCAATAGAAAAAATAGTTAAATATACAAAACTAACCATTGAAGAAATAAAAAAATTAAAAGAAGAATAG
- the pyrH gene encoding UMP kinase: protein MSHLKYKRVLLKVSGEALMGDKQFGHEYSVILRIAEDIKEAIDIGVQVCVVVGGGNIYRGTNSAFGIERAAGDYIGMLGTVINALTLQNIMESLGVHTRVLSAIPMMSICEPYIRRKAKRHIEKGRVVIFSGGTGNPFCTTDSAGVLRAIEMSCDLLLKGTKVNGVYDSDPTKNPNAVKYSTISYTDLLKENLQVMDIAAVAVARENNLPIKVFSIREKGNFAKVLQGKGEYTKIQED, encoded by the coding sequence ATGTCACATTTAAAATATAAACGGGTTTTGCTAAAAGTTTCTGGCGAAGCCTTAATGGGTGACAAGCAATTTGGTCACGAATATTCTGTAATATTAAGGATTGCTGAGGATATAAAGGAAGCAATAGATATTGGTGTACAGGTATGTGTGGTTGTTGGCGGTGGTAATATTTATCGTGGAACTAATTCTGCATTTGGTATTGAAAGAGCTGCCGGTGATTATATTGGCATGCTTGGTACGGTAATAAATGCACTTACTTTACAAAATATTATGGAAAGTTTAGGTGTTCATACTAGAGTTCTTTCAGCAATCCCCATGATGAGTATTTGTGAGCCTTATATACGTCGTAAAGCAAAAAGACATATAGAAAAAGGTAGAGTAGTAATTTTTTCCGGCGGAACTGGTAATCCATTTTGCACTACCGATAGTGCGGGTGTCCTAAGAGCCATTGAAATGAGTTGTGATTTATTATTAAAAGGCACTAAAGTTAATGGTGTATATGATTCCGATCCAACGAAAAACCCTAATGCAGTAAAATATTCCACTATCAGTTATACTGATCTTCTAAAAGAGAACTTACAAGTTATGGATATTGCTGCCGTTGCAGTGGCTAGAGAAAATAACTTGCCAATTAAGGTATTTTCAATTAGAGAGAAAGGTAACTTTGCAAAAGTACTGCAAGGAAAAGGTGAGTATACAAAAATTCAAGAAGATTAA
- the erpA gene encoding iron-sulfur cluster insertion protein ErpA: protein MSIEITDNAFKRVGELIKLEDNPNLVLRIIVDGGGCSGFVYNYALVPSNDITKDDCVIEKDNTKVVIDAISQPFMADCIIDFIEELGSSYFEIRNPNAKTKCGCGNSFSV, encoded by the coding sequence ATGTCAATAGAAATTACCGATAATGCTTTTAAAAGAGTGGGCGAGTTAATCAAATTGGAAGATAATCCCAATTTGGTTCTTAGAATAATTGTTGATGGTGGTGGGTGTTCTGGGTTTGTTTATAATTACGCCCTCGTGCCAAGTAATGACATAACAAAAGATGATTGTGTTATAGAGAAAGATAATACTAAAGTGGTTATTGATGCAATATCACAGCCATTCATGGCTGATTGTATAATAGATTTTATCGAAGAGTTAGGTAGTTCCTATTTTGAAATTAGAAATCCCAATGCAAAAACTAAGTGTGGATGTGGCAATTCTTTCTCTGTGTAA